From the Deltaproteobacteria bacterium genome, the window GGTCGATGATCTCCGCGAGGAGTTCGCGCGCGACTTCGTGTTCCCGATGATGCGCGCGAACGCGGTCTACGAGGCGGGCTACCTCCTCGGCACGTCGATCGCGCGCCCGCTCATCGCGAAGCGCCAGATCGAGATCGCGCGCCAGACCGGCGCCGACGCCGTCGCTCACGGCGCCACCGGCAAGGGCAACGACCAGGTCCGCTTCGAGCTCACCTACTACGCGCTCGAGCCCGGCATCCGGGTGATCGCGCCGTGGCGCATCTGGGACCTCGATTCCCGCACCGCGATGATCGCCTACGCCGAGAAGCACAGGATCCCCGTGCCGGTCACGCGCGAGAAGCCCTACAGCTCCGACCGCAACCTCCTCCACATCAGCTTCGAGGGCGGCATCCTCGAGGACCCGTGGCTGGAGCCGTACGCCGACATGTTTCTCCTGACGACGGATCCGACGAAGGCGCCCGATCAGCCGGAGTACGTGGAGATCGACTACGAGGCGGGCGACCCGGTGGCGGTGAACGGCGAGCGCCTTTCGCCCGCGGCGCTGCTCGCGCAGCTGAACCAGATCGGTGGCCGACACGGCGTCGGACGTCTCGACCTCGTCGAGAACCGCTACGTGGGCATGAAGTCGCGCGGCGTCTACGAGACGCCGGGCGGGACGCTCATGCTGGCGGCGCACCGCGCCGTCGAGTCGCTGACCCTCGACCGCGAGGTGATGCACATCCGGGACGGCCTCGTGCCGCGCTACGCCGAGATGATCTACTACGGCTACTGGTTCACGCCCGAGCGCCGCATGCTGCAGACCGCGATCGACGAATCGCAGAAGCTCGTGAACGGCTCCGCGCGCTTGAAGCTCTACAAGGGCAGCGTGACGGTC encodes:
- a CDS encoding argininosuccinate synthase, with the translated sequence MTENVKKIVLAYSGGLDTSVILRWLIEQYGCEVVAFCADLGQADEIATIEERGLATGASKVVVDDLREEFARDFVFPMMRANAVYEAGYLLGTSIARPLIAKRQIEIARQTGADAVAHGATGKGNDQVRFELTYYALEPGIRVIAPWRIWDLDSRTAMIAYAEKHRIPVPVTREKPYSSDRNLLHISFEGGILEDPWLEPYADMFLLTTDPTKAPDQPEYVEIDYEAGDPVAVNGERLSPAALLAQLNQIGGRHGVGRLDLVENRYVGMKSRGVYETPGGTLMLAAHRAVESLTLDREVMHIRDGLVPRYAEMIYYGYWFTPERRMLQTAIDESQKLVNGSARLKLYKGSVTVAGRKAARSLYDPSIASFEAGGVYNQADAEGFIRLSALRLRIQALVAARG